A section of the Zonotrichia leucophrys gambelii isolate GWCS_2022_RI unplaced genomic scaffold, RI_Zleu_2.0 Scaffold_642_28778, whole genome shotgun sequence genome encodes:
- the LOC135441893 gene encoding olfactory receptor 14J1-like, with protein sequence MFFFLLNLALSDLGSICTTVPKAMHNSLWDTRDISYSGCAAQVFMFAFFISSEFSLLTIMCYDRYVSICKPLHYGTLLGSRACAHMAAAAWASAFLNALLQTANTFSLPLCHGNALGQFFCEIPQILKLSCSKSYLRELGLLAISICLFSGCFLFIVFSYVQIFRPVLRIPSEQGWHKAFSTCLPHLAVVSLFFSTAAFSYLKPPSMSLPSLDLALSVLYSVVPPALNPLIYSLRNQELKAAVWRLITGQLKKH encoded by the coding sequence atgttcttcttcctgctcaacctggccctcagcgacctgggctccatctgcaccactgtccccaaagccatgcacaattccctctgggacaccagggacatctcctactcaggatgCGCTGCACAGGTGTTTATGTTTGCCTTTTTCATTTCATCAGAGTTTTctctcctgaccatcatgtgctatgaccgctacgtgtccatctgcaaacccctgcactatgggaccctcctgggcagcagagcttgtgcccacatggcagcagctgcctgggccagtgcctttctcaatgctctgctgcaaacagccaatacattttccctgcccctgtgccatggcaatgccctgggccagttcttctgtgaaatcccccagatcctcaagctctcctgctccaaatcctacctcagggaacttgggcttCTTGCTATtagtatttgtttattttccgGATGTtttttgttcattgttttctcctatgtgcagatcttcaggcctgtgctgaggatcccctctgagcagggatggcacaaagccttttccacctgcctccctcacctggccgtggtctccctgttcttcagcactgcagcattttcctacctgaagcccccctccatgtccttgccatccctggatctggccctgtcagttctgtactcggtggtgcctccagccctgaaccccctcatctacagcctgaggaaccaggagctcaaggctgcagtgtggagactcATTACTGGACAAttaaagaaacattaa